The genomic window ACCATCGCCATGGAGGACAAGAACTTCTACACCAACCCCGGCATTGACCTCGAGGGCATCGGCCGTGCCTTCCTCTCCAACCTGAGAGGCGAGAGCGTCCAGGGCGGCAGCACCTTGACGGTGCAACTGGTGAAGAACGTGCTCATCCCCGCCGAGGAGCGCTACCAGATCAACTACGCCCGCAAGATCAAGGAGGCCATCTTGGCCCTCGAGATCTCCCGCCGCTACCCTGGCCGGGAAGGCAAGGATCGCATCCTAGAGTGGTACCTGAACAGCAACTTCTACGGCAACCATGCCTACGGCATCGAGGCGGCCGCTCGCGTCTACTTCGGCAAGCACGTGCAGGAGCTGACCCTGGCTGAGGCGGCCATGCTGGTGCACATCCCCCAGTATCCAGGCATGAACCCCATAGACAACCCGGATGTGGCCAAGCGGCGCCAGGAGATCGTCCTCGACACTATGGTGCGCCAGGGGTATCTAGAGCCGGAGCAAGCATACGCCGCCAAGCAGGAAGAGCTCGTCATCCGGCCGCCCACCGAGAGGTACGAGATCCAGGCTCCCCACTTCGCCATCTACGTGCGCGACCTGCTGGAGCGCTAGTACGGCGAGGCCATGTATCGCCGTGGCCTTCGGGTCTACACCACCCTGGACCTGGACATCCAGAACATGGCTCAGGAGGTGGCCGCCCGGAAGATCGCGGAGTACGGCGTGCCCAACAACGCCAACATCGCCGCTGTGGTGATCCTCCGGCCCCAGACAGGCGAGATCTTAGCCATAGTGGGCAGCGTGGACTACTACAACGGGGCGATAGACGGGCAGGTCAACATGGCCCTGGCGCCTCGCCAGCCGGGGTCCTCCTTCAAGCCC from Anaerolineae bacterium includes these protein-coding regions:
- a CDS encoding penicillin-binding protein; this encodes MYRRGLRVYTTLDLDIQNMAQEVAARKIAEYGVPNNANIAAVVILRPQTGEILAIVGSVDYYNGAIDGQVNMALAPRQPGSSFKP